A window of the Lolium perenne isolate Kyuss_39 chromosome 7, Kyuss_2.0, whole genome shotgun sequence genome harbors these coding sequences:
- the LOC127311489 gene encoding SPX domain-containing membrane protein OsI_21475, whose protein sequence is MVNFGKKLTADQVPEWRGYYINYKLMKKKVKQYGQQLQQGEKDRRRVLKDFSKMLDDQIEKIVLFLLEQQGMLASRIEKLGKQRAILAEQPDISGIADLREAYREVGLDLIKLLKFVDLNATGIRKILKKFDKRFSYRFTDYYVSSRSNHPYSQLQQVFKHVGVGAVVGALSRNLVDLQERQGSYLSIYDQPTTALKDPIIDMINSSVDKLTRSTNFLRFLGQHALIAHEESPSTAGEEEIEDQKYHFISLMLNLVNTFLYMVNTYIIVPTADDYSVSLGAASTVCGVVIGSMAVAQVFSSVYFSAWSNKSYFRPLVFSSIVLFLGNVCYAMAYDMNSLTVLIIGRLLCGFGSARAVNRRYISDCVPARIRMQASAGFVSASALGMACGPALAGLLQWRFKIYMVTFSQSTLPGWLMAVAWLLYLVWLCISFKEPNRADEVYDTQQNTAPGQRVDIEQVENGLAQPLLGNSETKENEEEDDDDDDEEDDSEECAQDSRKPATSIGSAYRLLTPSVKVQLLIYFMLKYAMEILLSESSVITSHYFKWNTSAVAIFLAILGLTVLPINAVVGTYISNMFEDRQLLMASQIMLLVGIIFSFKVTSTYSVVQYVISALITFVSAEVLEGVNLSLLSSVMSSRLSRGTYNGGLLSTEAGTLARVVADCTITAAGYLGIGSLLNVTLLPSLVICAVSIACTFLTYNSLF, encoded by the exons ATGGTTAACTTTGGGAAAAAGTTGACGGCCGACCAAGTTCCAGAGTGGAGAGG CTACTATATAAACTACAAGCTCATGAAGAAGAAAGTTAAACAATACGGACAGCAGCTCCAACAGGGTGAGAAAGACCGCCGCCGGGTTCTCAAGGATTTCTCGAAGATGCTTGATGATCAG ATTGAGAAGATTGTCCTATTTCTGTTGGAGCAACAAGGAATGCTGGCAAGCAGGATAGAAAAGCTAGGAAAACAAAGGGCGATACTGGCAGAACAGCCAGATATATCGGGTATTGCTGATTTGCGAGAAGCTTATAGAGAAGTTGGTCTGGACCTTATCAAACTTCTTAAATTTGTCGATCTGAATGCAACTGGCATTAGGAAAATTTTGAAGAAGTTTGATAAGCGCTTCAGTTACAGATTTACTGATTACTATGTGTCAAGTAGATCAAATCACCCGTACTCTCAGCTGCAGCAGGTCTTTAAGCACGTG GGTGTAGGAGCTGTTGTAGGAGCCTTGTCACGTAACCTTGTTGACCTTCAGGAGCGCCAAGGAAGTTATCTATCTATTTATGACCAACCAACTACTGCTCTTAAG GACCCCATCATTGATATGATAAACTCATCAGTGGATAAGTTAACGCGCTCAACTAATTTTCTGCGGTTTTTGGGACAACATGCCCTAATTGCGCATGAGGAGTCTCCTAGTACCGCAGGAGAGGAAGAAATAGAAGACCAGAAATatcatttcatatctcttatGTTGAATTTGGTGAACACATTTCTGTACATGGTCAACACATACATCATTGTGCCAACTGCAGATGATTactcagtgagccttggtgctgcTTCTACTGTTTGTGGTGTTGTTATTGGTTCAATGGCTGTTGCACAAGTATTCTCCTCAGTGTACTTCAGTGCATGGTCCAACAAGTCATATTTTAGACCACTTGTGTTCAGCAGTATTGTTCTTTTCTTGGGGAATGTTTGCTATGCAATGGCTTACGATATGAACTCCCTGACAGTCCTTATCATTGGCCGCCTACTCTGTGG GTTTGGTTCTGCAAGAGCTGTCAACCGTCGGTACATTAGTGATTGTGTCCCTGCAAGGATACGCATGCAAGCTTCAGCAGGGTTTGTAAGTGCAAGTGCACTTGGCATGGCTTGTGGGCCAGCGCTGGCTGGTTTACTTCAGTGGAGATTCAAGATTTACATGGTTACATTCAGTCAGTCAACTCTACCTGGTTGGTTGATGGCAGTTGCATGGCTACTGTACTTAGTTTGGCTATGTATCTCTTTTAAGGAACCAAATCGTGCTGATGAGGTCTATGATACCCAACAAAATACTGCTCCCG GACAACGAGTGGATATCGAGCAGGTTGAAAATGGACTTGCACAGCCATTGCTTGGAAATTCTGAGACTAAAGaaaatgaagaagaagatgatgatgatgatgatgaagaagacgaTAGTGAAGAATGTGCGCAAGATTCTCGGAAACCTGCAACTTCGATTGGTTCAGCATACAGATTGCTCACTCCATCAGTAAAG GTCCAGTTGTTGATATACTTCATGCTCAAATACGCAATGGAGATTTTGCTTTCTGAGTCGAGCGTTATTACCAGTCACTACTTCAAATGGAATACAAGCGCAGTGGCAATATTTCTGGCGATTCTTGGCTTGACAGTACTGCCTATTAACGCCGTTGTTGGGACATACATCAGCAACATGTTTGAGGACAG GCAACTCTTGATGGCTTCTCAAATTATGCTGCTCGTAGGCATTATTTTCAGCTTCAAAGTCACGAGTACATACTCTGTCGTCCAGTATGTCATTTCAGCTCTCATTACATTTGTGTCTGCTGAAGTTCTTGAAG GTGTCAACCTCTCCCTCCTTTCGAGTGTGATGTCATCACGCCTCTCCCGTGGAACCTACAACGGCGGTCTCCTCTCAACGGAGGCTGGGACCCTGGCGAGGGTGGTTGCTGACTGCACCATCACCGCAGCAGGATACCTGGGCATCGGGAGCCTCCTCAATGTCACCCTGTTGCCCTCGCTGGTGATCTGCGCTGTGTCGATTGCATGCACCTTCTTGACCTACAACTCCCTCTTCTGA